The window GGTTGTCCGGAACAGGAAAGGGCACTACAAGGAGCTGTTCGAGCAGATCCGGAAGAAAGGATTCATCACTGTCCGTGTAGACGGGGAGCTCCGGGAGATCCTGCCCGGAATGAAACTCGACAGGTACAAGAACCACAGCATCGAGGTACTGGTGGATAAACTGATCGTATCCAACAAGTTTGAAGACAAGCTCAAGTCGAGCGTCAGGACTGCGATGAAGCAGGGATCCGGATTGATCCTCATCCAGGATGCCGATTCGGGAGAGGTGCGCCACTACAGTCGCGAACTGATGTGTCCTACCACCGGACTCTCCTACCACGAACCTGCTCCCCACAACTTCTCGTTCAATTCACCGCTGGGAGCCTGTCCCAGGTGCAAAGGAATCGGAACCGTCGACTCGATCGATATCGAAAAGATCATTCCCGATCCCTCCATCAGCATAGCCAAAGGCGGGATCGTACCCCTGGGAAAGGAGAAGAGCAACCTCTTCTTCTGGCAGGTTGCCGCCATTTGCGAGAAGTATGGAGTAACATTACAGACGCCCATCCGGGATATACCGGAGGAAGCGATCAACGAGATCATCTACGGTACCGACGAACGGCTGAAAATCAAAAACGAGTCGCTGGGAAATTCCAACTACATGGTAAGCTACGAAGGAATTGCCAAGTATATCGACATGCAACAGGACGACGATGCGTCGGCTTCGGCTCAGAAATGGGCAGGGCAGTTCATCTCCACGTCGGTCTGTCCCGAGTGTAACGGACAACGGCTCAACAAGGAAGCACTCCACTTCAAAATAAATGGCAAGAACATTGCCGAACTGTCACAGATGGATATCCAGCAGCTTTACGACTGGATTCTTTCCGTGGGTGACCATATCTCGGAAAAACAACGGCTCATCGCCGAGGAGATCAATAAAGAGATCCTCTCGCGCCTCCGTTTTCTTCTCGATGTCGGCCTGGGATATCTCTCCCTCTCGCGTGCATCGGCCACGCTCTCCGGCGGTGAGAGCCAGCGTATCCGGCTGGCCACACAGATCGGCTCGCAACTGGTAAACGTATTGTATATCCTGGATGAGCCCAGTATTGGCCTGCATCAACGGGATAACCACCGGCTGATCGACTCGTTGAAAAAACTGCGCGACTCGGGCAATTCGGTGGTGGTGGTGGAGCACGACAAGGATATGATGCTTGCCTCTGACTATGTGGTAGACATGGGTCCGTTTGCCGGACAACGGGGCGGCGAAGTGGTGTTCGAGGGCACACCCGAGGAGATGCTCAGAAAGAACACCCTCACCTCCAACTACCTGAATGGAAAGATTGCGATAACGATTCCCCAAGTGCGGCGCAAGGGCAGTGGCAAAAAGTTGGTGCTGGAGGGTGCAACAGGCAATAACCTGAAAGGGGTTACCGTAGCTTTTCCGCTGGGCACCCTTATCTGCGTCACGGGCGTATCGGGAAGCGGAAAATCGACGCTGATCAACGAAACACTGCAACCGATCCTGAGCCAGAAGTTCTACCGCTCACTCAAGGATCCGATGCCCTACAGAAAGATAACCGGCATTGAGCATGTCGACAAGGTGGTGAGTGTAGACCAGTCGCCCATCGGCAGGAGTCCCCGTTCCAATCCGGCCACCTATACCGGTGTCTTTAGCGATATCCGCAACCTCTTTGCCGGCATGCCGGAGGCCAAGATCCGCGGCTACAAGCCGGGACGCTTCTCCTTTAACGTCAGGGGGGGACGCTGCGAAACTTGTGGCGGCAACGGATACAAGACACTGGAGATGAATTTTCTCCCCGACGTGATGGTCCCCTGTGAAGAGTGTCACGGGAAAAGGTACAACCGCGAAACCCTGGAAGTGCGGTTCAAGGGAAAATCGATCGCCGACGTGCTCAACATGTCGATCAACGAAGCGGTCGACTTCTTCGAGAATGTCCCCGCCATCTTGCATAAGATCAAGGTATTGCAGGAGGTCGGCCTGGGTTATATCAAACTGGGGCAATCCTCCACCACCCTCTCGGGCGGTGAGAGTCAACGGGTAAAGCTGGCCTCCGAGCTGGCCCGGATCGATACCGGCAATACCGTTTATGTACTCGATGAACCCACCACCGGGCTCCATTTCGAAGATATCCGGATCCTGCTGGGGGTACTCAACAAACTGGTAGATAAGGGCAATACGGTGATCGTGATCGAGCACAACCTCGATATCATCAAATGTGCCGACTACATCATCGACCTCGGACCCGAAGGTGGAGAGAAGGGGGGCAACGTGCTTGCCACGGGAACTCCCGAAGAGATCGTCAAAAACAGGGAGAGCCACACGGCAAGATACCTGAAGGAAGAACTCGACATCAGCCGGTAAAAGGGATGCATAAGCTTGTGAAGCTAAAATAAAAAGTTAAAAATCCCCTTTAACTGAACTTTTCACTTCAACCCTTGTTATAGTCCTGAAGAACAAAATTTAAGGCACGTAACCGGCACAGGGTTGCGTGATCCTGATCAATAAAATAGAACATGGCAAAAATCACATTTAAAGGCAATCCGGTAAATACCGGAGGTAATCTACCCGCTGTGGGTACAGAAGCACCAGATTTCGTGCTGGTAAAATCGGATCTTTCGGAAGTGACATTATCCGGGTTGAAAGGCAAGCATGTCGTCCTGAACATCTTCCCAAGCATCGACACAGGTGTCTGTGCGGCCTCTGTACGCAGATTCAACAAGGAAGCCAGCGCTTTAAACAATACAACCGTTCTCTGCATATCGGCAGACCTGCCGTTTGCCGCCGGCCGCTTCTGCGGTGCGGAGGGTCTGGAGAACGTGATTACACTTTCCACTTTCCGTGACAGCTCATTTGCCGACCAGTATGGCGTACTGATGACTGACGGACCGCTTCGCGGACTATTGGCCCGCGCAGTTGTGGTTGTAAACCCGGAAGGGAAGGTCGTATATACCGAACTGGTCCCTGAGATTGCACAGGAGCCGGATTATAATTCTGCAATCAACTCGATAGTGTAGTTTGTTTCATGAAGATTGTGTTAACAAGGGAAGTCTGCGAAGTGATTCGCGGACTTTCGCATTTTTTACATCAACATTCCCTGCCGTGGGGAGGGATGAAAATTATAAAATTCACAACCCTTTATATCTAAGTTTCTTTTTATTACTTTTGTAAGAAATTTACCGATACAAATTCCGTCTCTTCATCGGGTCGATATCGGTGTGACCGATGGAAATTTTAGCTATGGCAAAATCTACAAAACGAAAAAGAAAAAGAACAACAACATCCTCTGGAAGCAAGAGAATCCGTGCCATTATCGCCTTTTTGAAGAACGAAAGGGTCCATTTCATCACAGGTATTCTGGTTGCCTTTCTGGGAATATTCACGCTACTCTCGATCATCTCCTTCTTTTTTACCGGAGCGGCCGATCAAAGCAAGGTGCTCAACAGATCCTTCCTGGAACTGATACAGGACAAGCAGCTAGAGGTGGAGAACTGGGCCAGCACCGGTGGTGCCTTTCTATCAGAGATCCTGGTAAACAGATGGTTTGGCATATTCTCGATACTTATTCCCTTTTTTGTCATCTACTTGGGACTGAGAATGATGAAAGTCTCATCATTCAGTTTTATCAAAGCCCTGCTCATTACCGCCTTCGGAATGATCTGCGGCTCGATTACCAGTGCCTTTATCCTCGGACATCTTTTCCCCAGAAGCCACATCAACTGGGGGGGAGCGCACGGAAGCCAGATCGAACAGTTGCTCGAAAACAGCATTGGAGTGCCCGGAATGATTCTATTGGTCCTGCTCTTCATCCTTATCGTCGTGATTCTTTTCCGGCAAAGCTCGATGCACAGGATCCAGGAGACCTTGATCAACAGCAAGCCCTCATTCAACGGAAGCAAGGGAGGTGATATTCCGGTTAAACCCTCTTATGCAGAGGAAGAGGAGAGAGAGGAGGAGAGAGAGGAAGAGGCGACTAAACCGGCATGGAGAAAGATCTTCCCAGCCAGTCGAAAAGTGAAGCAGGAGGAGCCCACCCTATCCGGCCTGGAGCCTCCCGTGCAATCCCCTTCGTTGAAACCGGTGGAGGCGCACGACAATTTCGAGGTCTTCGTTCCAAAAGACGAACTCCATGTGGCCGAAGAGAAGCCCGTGGAGAAAGTGGAAAAAACCATGCCCTCCGTTTCAAATGCAGCATTGGATGGCGATGCGGGCGGCGAACCGGGTGAAGATGTGGAGATATTGGAAGATTACGACCCGAAGAAAGATCTCTCCTCGTTTGAATTCCCCACCATGGAGCTGCTAAAGGTCTACAATACCGGCAACCGGCAAGTAGACATGCGGGAACAGAACGAAAACAAGGACAAGATCATCCGTACCCTGCGCAACTACGGAATCGAGATCACCTCGATAAAAGCGACGGTCGGCCCCACGATCACACTCTATGAAATCGTACCGCAGGCCGGGGTGAGAATATCAAGAATCCGCAATCTGGAAGACGATATCGCCTTAAGCCTTTCGGCATTGGGAATCCGCATCATTGCTCCGATGCCCGGCAAGGGGACAATCGGCATAGAGGTTCCCAACAAGGATCCGCAGATCGTATCGATGCAGTCGGTCATCGCCTCGACCAAGTTTCAGGAGTGCGACTACGAACTGCCTGTAGCCCTCGGGAAGACCATCACCAACGAGGTGTTCATCTTCGACCTCACCAAGATGCCCCACCTGCTGGTTGCCGGAGCAACCGGACAGGGCAAATCGGTAGGATTGAACGCAATCATCACCTCGCTGCTCTACAAAAAACATCCGGCCGAGATGAAGATGGTGCTGATCGACCCCAAAATGGTGGAGTTCAACATCTATTCCACCATCGAGAAGCATTACCTGGCAAAGCTTCCCGATGAAGAGAAGGCGATCATCACCGATGTAACCAAGGTTACCCAGACATTAAACTCGCTCACCAAGGAGATGGACGACCGCTACGAGTTGCTGATGCGAGCCCATGTCCGCACCATCAAGGAGTACAACGAGAAGTTCATCAAGCGTCGTCTCAACCCGAAAAACGGACACAGGTACCTTCCCTATATCGTGGTGGTGATCGACGAGTTCGGCGACCTCATCATGACTGCCGGCAAGGAGATCGAGATGCCCATTGCACGCATCGCACAAAAGGCGCGCGCCGTGGGCATGCATATGGTGATTGCTACGCAACGTCCCACCACCAACATCATCACCGGAACCATCAAGGCAAACTTCCCGGCCAGGATGGCTTTCCGCGTCACCTCACAGATCGACTCAAGGACAATTCTCGATGCCACCGGTGCCAACCAGCTGATCGGAAGGGGCGACATGCTCTTCTCGCAGGGAAGTAACCTGATCCGGATCCAGTGCGCCTTTGTCGACACTCCCGAGATCGAGGATATCTCCCAGTACATCGGCAAACAGCGCGGATATGAATCAGCGTTCGCCTTGCCGGAGGTTACCTCGGCCGAAGGTGAAGAGAAACCGGGCACCGTGGACCTGAACGATCGCGATCCGCTGTTCGATGAGGCGGCACGTCTTATCGTGATCCATCAGCAGGGATCCACCTCGCTGATTCAACGGAAATTCTCCATCGGCTACAACCGGGCTGGAAGGCTTATGGACCAACTGGAGTCGGCCGGCATCGTGGGGCCCACACAAGGGAGCAAACCTCGCGACGTATATATTTCTGACGAATATTCGCTGGAAAAACTGCTCGATTCCCTGAGGTGAAGCACCGAATAAACCCGCAACTCTTTTTGGAGTCTAACCCGTCAAACAAACCGGTTAAAAGAAAACTGCATGAAAAAGATCATACTCACTTTCACCGCACTGCTGGCCCTCGCTCTCTTACAGGCCCAGACTGCTGCTGATGCGCGGACCGTTCTCGACAAGGCGTACAGTGCCTACGAAAACTCCAAGGGCATCAACATTCTCTTCACCATCACCACAACCGGGCAGGACGGAACAAAATATCCGCCCCAGAAGGGGAGTGCACAGGTGAAAGGTAACAAGTTCAAGATCGAGACCTCCACCATCAACACCTGGTTCGACGGAAAGACACAGTGGGTACTGATGAAAGAGATGAACGAAGTGAACATCAGCTATCCCTCAAACGAAGAGCTGGCCACCATAAGTCCGCTGGCGTTGCTGAGCATGTACAAGACCGGCTTTACCCTCAACCCGCCGGTCTCGAAAACGGTAAACGGAAAGAGTGCCTTGGTGATCGAGATGGTACCAACCGGGAACAAGAGTGATTTCAAGAAGATTTCGGTGGCGATCGACGCAAGAGACAGCTCCGTGGTGCAGGTCGATATCACCCTGAAAGACGGGATGAGGAACAGGATCGATGTCAACAGTTACAATACCAACTTCAATTACAGTGATGCCGAGTTTCTCTTCAACATTGATCAACACAAGGGAGTTGAAATTGTAGACCTGAGATAAGGGAAGAGGGGGTACAGGCATATGTTCCATTTACCTCAAATAGAAATTTACTATATCGATTTCATGTATAGTGGAATAGTCGTACCTTTGATTCATAAATAAATAAACACCACATTATAATATAGGTTATGAGAAAAAAAGTAAGATGCCTGATTATCGGATCCGGTCCTGCAGGGTACACCGCTGCAATCTATGCCTCGCGTGCCAACCTCGAACCCGTTCTGTTTGAAGGGTTGCAGCCGGGTGGACAGCTGACGACCACCACCGAAGTGGAAAATTTTCCCGGATATCCCGAGGGGGTTACCGGTCCCGAACTGATGGAAGACCTGAAAAAGCAGGCTCAACGCTACGGAACCGAGATCTATCCTGGAAGAGCCACCGCTGTCGATTTTTCTGTTCGTCCCCTGAAAGTAACGATCGACAACGAGCATCTGATCGAAGCCGATACGGTGATCATCTCTACCGGAGCTACCGCAAAGTATCTGGGACTTCCCGACGAGACCAAATATGCGGGACAAGGGGTCTCGGCATGCGCAACCTGCGATGGGTTCTTCTACCGCAAGAAAACTGTTGCCGTGGTAGGTGGAGGAGATACTGCCTGCGAAGAGGCAACCTACCTGGCAGGTCTGGCCAGCAAGGTCTATATGATCGTACGCAAACCCTACCTGCGCGCCTCGCAGATTATGCAGGAACGGGTAATGAACAATCCGAAAATTGAGATCCTCTTCGAACACAATGCCGTTGGACTCTTCGGCGAGAATGGTGTAGAGGGCGTACATCTGGTAAAACGGATGGGACAACCCGACGAAGAGAGGTACGATCTCGCTATCGACGGTTTCTTCCTGGCCATCGGCCATACCCCCAATACCGAGATATTCAAGGATTATCTCGAACTCGATGAAACGGGATACATCAAAATAGCCAATCCTTCATCAAGGACCAACGTCGAAGGTGTTTTCGCCGCCGGTGACGTTGCCGATCCCCATTATCGCCAGGCCATTACAGCTGCAGGCATGGGATGTCGCGCCGCCATCGATGCCGAAAGGTATCTGTCGGAAAAAGGATTGTAATTCAGCCTATCCTGAAAGAACCACCTCTCCAGTATTTAAATTTTTTAATTTCAATGGGAGTATTTTAAATAGTTGTTTGGAAACAAGCAACTATTTTTTTATATATTTTTATTGATAATATAATAGAAAAGCATATCTTTGCAGGCATTTTGAAACATCCAAGTTTCATTTTTAACACTTAATATTAAATTTTACGCAATTAAGTAATGTTAAACGAACATAAAGGCAGTTTGGATGTTTCAAATGTAAATTATTTTTTAAATAGTTTATTAAATCAATTTAAAATTAGAGGGAATGAAAAGTAAGAATCTTTTTTCAATGAAGGGCTTTTTTATACTCTTATTGAGTTTATGCGCCTTTTCTATTTCTGCTCAGACTACCGTGACCGTGAGCGGTACGGTGACTGACGACACGGGACTCGAAGTGATCGGAGCCACAGTCATTGTGGTGGGCAACGCCACTCACGGTACTGTAACAGATTTTGAAGGAAAATACACGCTGAGCAATGTTCCTGCCAACGGATCGTTGCAGATCAGTTATGTGGGAATGGTTACTCAAGTCATACCGGTCAATGGCCGCACAACCATCGATGTAGTACTCGCCGCCGACACCGAAATGCTCGACGAGGTGGTAGTTACCGCACTGGGTATCAAGAGAGACAAGAAAGCGCTCGGTTATGCCATCCAGGAAGTAAAAGGGGATGAGATCATCGCTGCCCGTGAAGTCAACGTAGCAAATGCACTTTCCGGAAAAGTATCCGGTTTGCAGGTCATCCGTTCCGGTAACGGCCCCGGTGGTTCTTCGAAAATTGTAATCCGAGGTAATAATTCGGTAACAAATCTCAATCAGCCCTTGATCGTGGTCGACGGTGTCCCGATGGACAACTTCACCGGTGCAAAAAATAACGACTACTGGAATCCAAGTGCCGACATGGGAAATGGATTATCCGACATCAACCCCGAGGATATCGAAAGCATGTCAGTCTTGAAGGGTGCTTCTGCTGCTGCCCTCTATGGTTCACGCGCAGGTAACGGGGTAATCCTTATTACCACAAAAGCCGGTCGCAAGAATGACGGATTGGGCATAACTGTCTCCTCATCAATTTCTGCCGAGACAATCTTCATGAATCCGGAACTGCAAAGCACGTACGGACAGGGAACAAATGGAGCTTACGACCCATTATCCTCAAGCAGCTGGGGACCTCAAATTACCGGTCAGGAATATACAAAATGGAACGGCCAGAGTGCCAATATGAAGGCGTACGACAACCTGAACGCCTACTTCGACAAGCCGGGCATCAACCTTACAGACAACATTGCATTTTCTCAACAGTACAACAATGTTTCCGTATACACCTCGCTGGGCCGTACAGACGATTGGAGCAAGATACCCGGTGCCGACCTGAGCAGGACAAACTTGACAACGCGCGCCACCACGAAATTTGGTGCCGACGACAGGTGGAGTACCGATGCAAAAGTACAGTACATCAAGACAAACGCTCAAAACCGTCCTGTTGGAGGAAGAAACTCATCCAACCCCTTCTTTACCATGTATGCCTTCCCCCGTTCGCTGGATATCCGCGATTTCAGCAATCCGGTGGATGATGCCGGCAAAATGGTCTGGTATCAAAGAACCAGTCCGCAGATTAACCCCTACTGGTTAAGCAAGTACAGACTCAGCAACGA of the Petrimonas mucosa genome contains:
- a CDS encoding FtsK/SpoIIIE family DNA translocase, giving the protein MAKSTKRKRKRTTTSSGSKRIRAIIAFLKNERVHFITGILVAFLGIFTLLSIISFFFTGAADQSKVLNRSFLELIQDKQLEVENWASTGGAFLSEILVNRWFGIFSILIPFFVIYLGLRMMKVSSFSFIKALLITAFGMICGSITSAFILGHLFPRSHINWGGAHGSQIEQLLENSIGVPGMILLVLLFILIVVILFRQSSMHRIQETLINSKPSFNGSKGGDIPVKPSYAEEEEREEEREEEATKPAWRKIFPASRKVKQEEPTLSGLEPPVQSPSLKPVEAHDNFEVFVPKDELHVAEEKPVEKVEKTMPSVSNAALDGDAGGEPGEDVEILEDYDPKKDLSSFEFPTMELLKVYNTGNRQVDMREQNENKDKIIRTLRNYGIEITSIKATVGPTITLYEIVPQAGVRISRIRNLEDDIALSLSALGIRIIAPMPGKGTIGIEVPNKDPQIVSMQSVIASTKFQECDYELPVALGKTITNEVFIFDLTKMPHLLVAGATGQGKSVGLNAIITSLLYKKHPAEMKMVLIDPKMVEFNIYSTIEKHYLAKLPDEEKAIITDVTKVTQTLNSLTKEMDDRYELLMRAHVRTIKEYNEKFIKRRLNPKNGHRYLPYIVVVIDEFGDLIMTAGKEIEMPIARIAQKARAVGMHMVIATQRPTTNIITGTIKANFPARMAFRVTSQIDSRTILDATGANQLIGRGDMLFSQGSNLIRIQCAFVDTPEIEDISQYIGKQRGYESAFALPEVTSAEGEEKPGTVDLNDRDPLFDEAARLIVIHQQGSTSLIQRKFSIGYNRAGRLMDQLESAGIVGPTQGSKPRDVYISDEYSLEKLLDSLR
- a CDS encoding LolA-like putative outer membrane lipoprotein chaperone, whose amino-acid sequence is MKKIILTFTALLALALLQAQTAADARTVLDKAYSAYENSKGINILFTITTTGQDGTKYPPQKGSAQVKGNKFKIETSTINTWFDGKTQWVLMKEMNEVNISYPSNEELATISPLALLSMYKTGFTLNPPVSKTVNGKSALVIEMVPTGNKSDFKKISVAIDARDSSVVQVDITLKDGMRNRIDVNSYNTNFNYSDAEFLFNIDQHKGVEIVDLR
- the uvrA gene encoding excinuclease ABC subunit UvrA; this translates as MTPETEQIEVYGARVHNLKNIDVTIPRDSLTVITGLSGSGKSSLAFDTIFAEGQRRYIETFSAYARGFLSKMERPDVDKITGLSPVISIEQKTTNRNPRSTVGTTTEIYDFLRLLFARAGEAYSYITGEKMVKYNEEQILELILTRYLGKKIYILAPVVRNRKGHYKELFEQIRKKGFITVRVDGELREILPGMKLDRYKNHSIEVLVDKLIVSNKFEDKLKSSVRTAMKQGSGLILIQDADSGEVRHYSRELMCPTTGLSYHEPAPHNFSFNSPLGACPRCKGIGTVDSIDIEKIIPDPSISIAKGGIVPLGKEKSNLFFWQVAAICEKYGVTLQTPIRDIPEEAINEIIYGTDERLKIKNESLGNSNYMVSYEGIAKYIDMQQDDDASASAQKWAGQFISTSVCPECNGQRLNKEALHFKINGKNIAELSQMDIQQLYDWILSVGDHISEKQRLIAEEINKEILSRLRFLLDVGLGYLSLSRASATLSGGESQRIRLATQIGSQLVNVLYILDEPSIGLHQRDNHRLIDSLKKLRDSGNSVVVVEHDKDMMLASDYVVDMGPFAGQRGGEVVFEGTPEEMLRKNTLTSNYLNGKIAITIPQVRRKGSGKKLVLEGATGNNLKGVTVAFPLGTLICVTGVSGSGKSTLINETLQPILSQKFYRSLKDPMPYRKITGIEHVDKVVSVDQSPIGRSPRSNPATYTGVFSDIRNLFAGMPEAKIRGYKPGRFSFNVRGGRCETCGGNGYKTLEMNFLPDVMVPCEECHGKRYNRETLEVRFKGKSIADVLNMSINEAVDFFENVPAILHKIKVLQEVGLGYIKLGQSSTTLSGGESQRVKLASELARIDTGNTVYVLDEPTTGLHFEDIRILLGVLNKLVDKGNTVIVIEHNLDIIKCADYIIDLGPEGGEKGGNVLATGTPEEIVKNRESHTARYLKEELDISR
- the tpx gene encoding thiol peroxidase, whose amino-acid sequence is MAKITFKGNPVNTGGNLPAVGTEAPDFVLVKSDLSEVTLSGLKGKHVVLNIFPSIDTGVCAASVRRFNKEASALNNTTVLCISADLPFAAGRFCGAEGLENVITLSTFRDSSFADQYGVLMTDGPLRGLLARAVVVVNPEGKVVYTELVPEIAQEPDYNSAINSIV
- the trxB gene encoding thioredoxin-disulfide reductase; the encoded protein is MRKKVRCLIIGSGPAGYTAAIYASRANLEPVLFEGLQPGGQLTTTTEVENFPGYPEGVTGPELMEDLKKQAQRYGTEIYPGRATAVDFSVRPLKVTIDNEHLIEADTVIISTGATAKYLGLPDETKYAGQGVSACATCDGFFYRKKTVAVVGGGDTACEEATYLAGLASKVYMIVRKPYLRASQIMQERVMNNPKIEILFEHNAVGLFGENGVEGVHLVKRMGQPDEERYDLAIDGFFLAIGHTPNTEIFKDYLELDETGYIKIANPSSRTNVEGVFAAGDVADPHYRQAITAAGMGCRAAIDAERYLSEKGL